TAAGCCCATTGAGGCGCTTTCTTTTACTCAGAAGGCAATGGAGCTTTCTCTCAGGATTAGTTATAAAAAAGGTATTGCTGAATCGTACCGTAATCTCGGCAGCATTTATACCTATTTTGGCAGCTATTACCATACGGTATTTAACCTCCAAAAGGCAATTGAAGGTTATCGGGAATTGCACGACTCTGTAGGATTGGCAAATTGTTATATTTCAATGGGGCATATGTACCGTTACTTGAACGACATACCGAAAGAAATAGCCTATCATAAATTATCATATGAAATCCATTCACGGCAAGGTATACTTGAAAGAATAGGCGTTACGGCCCATAACCTTGGAGAAAGCTACTTTAACAACAAGGAACTTACAAAAGCAAAAGATTTAACGGAACGGGCTATCGGCATCAATAAGTCAATAGGCAATGTACAAGTTCTCTCCTCCTGCTATAAGGTAATGGGGAAAATCCTATTGGCTGAGAATAATGCAGATGAAGCTGAAATATACTTCATCAAAATTCTACAGATCTCCGATTCACTGAAAGACAATTCGCAAAAAATTGCCACCATTGAAGCTTTTCTGGAACTGGCAACAATCAATAAATTAAGGAAAAATTTAAAACATGAAGAGTTTCACTTGCATGAAGCTGCATCATTTGTATCACATTACAAACTTACACGTTACACAAGACAGATTTATCTGAACCTGATAGATCTGTATACCAGAACTAACCAGAAAAGCAAAGTACTTGAATACACTTCAAAATTCATACAAGTATCTGACAGCCTCGCAAAAATTGAGATGCGTGATAAAAATCAATTGGTTGCAGGCTTTACCAAAATGTATAAGGTTGAAAAAGAAAACAGTGCCCTTGAGATTGAAAACAAACTAAAGGACGAACGTGCAAAACAAAAAAATATAATTCTTTATTTTATTGGTGGTTTCTCCTTTATTACAATAATCCTGCTTCTATTACTGATCAGGACAATTAAAAAAATTCGTACTACCAATGAACAATTGGAACAAAAGAATATTATTATTGAAAGCCAGAATGAAAAACTGGCAGAATTAAATCATACAAAGGATAAATTTTTCAGCATTGTATCGCACGATTTACGTGCACCACTTAATGCTGTTTCCTCGTTTACTCATTTTTTATTCTCGGGTCAATTAAAAAAATTGCCCGATGAACAAATGCAAGAGTTAGTAACAGAATCGAAAAACCTCATTGATAATGCACGTAAATTAACCGATGACCTTATTACCTGGGCCCAGCTACAAATGAAAAAAGCAGAAGTACATCCTTCGTTATTTACAGCAGCAGATGTAGTAGATGAAACGATAGCTGTCTTTAAAGAGCCGTCGGCAAAAAAACAAATAACCATCAGCCATACAATTGATGAAAATATCAATTTGTTTGCTGATAAAAATCAATATTTATTTATTATTCGAAACATTATAAACAATGCAGTGAAATTTACAACAGCCGGTGGCACTATCAGTATTACCGCTGCAACTGATGGCATTAATTCTACGGTATCTGTTACCGATACCGGAACCGGGATGAGCAAAGAAGTATCAGATTCTATTTTTACGGTTGGAAAGGTGGCCAGTAAAAATGGTACCGAAGGTGAAATGGGCACCGGTCTCGGGTTAATTATTGCTCAGGAATTTGTTCATCTCAATAAAGGAGAAATAAAAGTATTCAGCGAGTTAGGAAAAGGCAGTTCATTTTCTGTTACAGTACCCTCTTACGAATTTAAATTGTAAGGTCATGGCTATAGTGCAGTAACAAATATCATCAGACCATAGCTCTGCCCTATCTTTGCCAATCAATTTTCAAATGCATGCGTGTTTTCAAATTCGGTGGTGCCAGCGTCAGTAACTATGAAAAAGTGCAGAACCTTGGCAACATCCTCAAACAATTTCCTGATGAGCAATTGATGATCGTTATTTCGGCGATGGGCAAAACAACCAACGCATTGGAGAAAGTAGCCGAAGCTTTTTTTGCTGGCAAGAAAGAAGAAGCATTGCAATTGTTCCGTGCAGTGAAGCTTCAACATCTTGATGAAGCAAAGTATTTGCTCGTTACACATTTCAATCCGTTGATGGTGCAGTTCAATAATTTCTTTACGGAAGTGGAATGGCTGTTGCATGATCAACCGGTTCGTGATTATGATTATTATTACGACCAGATCGTTTGCCTTGGTGAATTATTGAGCACCTCCATTGTAAGCGCATACCTTAATGAAATTGGCATCAGCAATCAATGGATCGATGTTCGTGACGTATTCCGTACCGATGATAATTTCCGTGATGCTGCTATTGATTTTTCATTTACACAACAACAAGTAAATACAATCATCAAACCTTTATTTACAATCAACAATATTGTGGTGACGCAGGGTTTTATTGGTTGTACTGATGAAAATGAAAGTACCACACTTGGTCGTGAAGGAAGTGATTATACTGCTGCGGTATTTGCATATATGCTCGATGCAGAAAGCGTGTCCATCTGGAAAGATGTAAAAGGTGTAATGAATGCTGATCCGAAATTATTTGCCGATGCACAATACATCAGCGAATTGAATTATGATGAAGTAATTGAAATGGCATATTATGGTGCACAAGTGATCCATCCAAAAACCATTAAGCCACTACAGAATAAAAATATTCCGTTGTATGTAAAATGTTTTGCTGATGCAAGCTTACCCGGCACTGTTATTCATAACAACCCCGTAAAGAATCTGCCGCCGATCATTGTCATCAAACAAAACCAGGTATTGCTGCAACTGCACACGAAAGATTTTTCCTTTATTGGAGAACAACCCATGAGCGATCTGTATGAAATAATGGCGAAGCTGCACATTAAACCCAATCTTATTCAAACACATGCCGTGAATTTGCAGTTGTGTATTGATGATCGTACTGACAAAGTGGAGAAACTTGCATTAGCTGCCTCCGATGAATTTGATGTCCAAGTGGAGAAGGGATTAACGTTGCTCAGCATCCGGCATTACGACTCTGAAACCATTGAGCGGTTAACAGCAGGAAAAACAATTGAATTAAAACAGCAAAGCCCTGAAACGGTGCAGATGCTATTGTTGTAATTATTGCTTCAGCAGTTTTGCTGAGTACGAACCATCTTTATTTTCTAAACGAATATTATAAATTCCAGCAGGTAAGTGTTTCACCGAAACAACAGTATTGATTTGCGATGATTGAATAAATAGTTGTTGATTGATGACTTGTCGACCAGTTATATCGGTTACAACTACATATGTTTTACCAGTGAAATTCGCTGGCAATTGAATTGTTACATCATCGTTTGCAGGATTGGGATAAAGATGAAATGTTTTTCGTTCCGGCGCTTCAATAAATACATGATTCGAGTATTGTCGTTCGCCGTTCAACGCATAAAGCACAAGACGATAAGTTGCATTGGAGCTTGTTTCTTCATCTGTATAAAAACCATTTACAGTTGAAGGGTTAATTTGTTCAGCTATTTTTTTAAACTGTTCATTACCTGTTTTTCTCTCCAATATAACTTTTTGAACGTTTTCAACATTCGTCAATGTCCAGTTTAGTTGAATAGATCGGTTGTTTCGCTTACCAGTAAATTGTTTCAACAGATCAAGTGGCAAAATAGAACAGTCGATAGTATTGGTTCCTTGAGGTGCGACGAAACCTGATTGAACAATACCAGCGGTTCCAGCAGCAGCACCGTTGGGTAATCCCTCACACGATGGATTATGTGATGGTGCATTTTTGATAATACCGCTTGCACCACCACTTACATTAGTTGTAATTGTACCTGGTAAAGTTCCACTGTGCCAAATAACACCACCACCACCACCACCACCGGGACCTGGGCAAGCAGTCTGAAAACCAGCGTTGCTGCCATTTGCCCCCCTTGCTTGTATAATTGCACTGCCGGTATAAGCCGTTATGTTTAGCATAACCGCGCCGGCGCCACCACCGCCACCACCGCCGTCGCCATTGGCTTCTGTTTTAACCGGTAAGCCAGGATTTACACCCTGCGCTCCGTTTGCTGAGATAGTAAACCCATTTCCGACTAATTCGTTTGCTTTAATAAAAATCAATCCACCTCCATCTCCACCAGGGGTTCCTTCAGAAACTGAAGCGCCACCATAATCATTATTACTTTCTCCGTTTCCTCCGGCACCACCTAAAAAAACTCTATTGTTTGAGGATGAATATCCAAATCCACTCAAAGCAAGGCCGGGTTCGCCATGCACTGTGGCAACACATGTCACTGATTTATTCCCGCCATTACCACCAGCCGCATAATTCGATCCACCACCACCACCGGTATTATCTTCATTCCCACCACCACCACCATTTGCCTGCTTTCCCCTCCCATATTCTTTATTACTGATAAATGCTGCAATACCCTCTCCTTTGGGGGCTCCTTCGTTTCCTATTAAGCCGTAATACCAAGCAGTTTCAGAACCACAATGATATGTTGTGTTTCTAAACAGTGGCCCGCCTTTAAATCCTGCACTATCGGCACTGATATTTGCATTCAGTGTAATTGTACCCGTTGCTTCAAAAGCAATAACTCCTCCAGTTTCAGAAGCGGGATTCCATTCTGTTGCTAACAATGTACCAGCAACTGTAACATCTGTAAATACGGGTACACGTATCACCTGAACGCTCGAAACATCATACGTATTCAATAAATGGTTGCTTAATACAATTGTGTTATTCAAAAACCCACATATAGATGAAAATTCATACTTACCTGCATTTCCGACATTTGCGATTGAACTGATATTTCCAAAACTTGAAGTATTTGTTTGATCAATCGTTGCTCCCTTCATTTGAATGATAAGGACACGATCACCCGTTGAAAGGCCAGCAATACTTTCCAGAGTGATTCCTGTGTATGAGTAAGAATTGTGTGTGCCGTTGACAATAGCCGTTACGTTATGATAACTGTTTATAACACCGGATATAGATTGCCCCTCGCTTCTTTTTGGAGATAAAAAAGCAGT
The DNA window shown above is from Lacibacter sp. H375 and carries:
- a CDS encoding tetratricopeptide repeat-containing sensor histidine kinase, which produces MELSLRISYKKGIAESYRNLGSIYTYFGSYYHTVFNLQKAIEGYRELHDSVGLANCYISMGHMYRYLNDIPKEIAYHKLSYEIHSRQGILERIGVTAHNLGESYFNNKELTKAKDLTERAIGINKSIGNVQVLSSCYKVMGKILLAENNADEAEIYFIKILQISDSLKDNSQKIATIEAFLELATINKLRKNLKHEEFHLHEAASFVSHYKLTRYTRQIYLNLIDLYTRTNQKSKVLEYTSKFIQVSDSLAKIEMRDKNQLVAGFTKMYKVEKENSALEIENKLKDERAKQKNIILYFIGGFSFITIILLLLLIRTIKKIRTTNEQLEQKNIIIESQNEKLAELNHTKDKFFSIVSHDLRAPLNAVSSFTHFLFSGQLKKLPDEQMQELVTESKNLIDNARKLTDDLITWAQLQMKKAEVHPSLFTAADVVDETIAVFKEPSAKKQITISHTIDENINLFADKNQYLFIIRNIINNAVKFTTAGGTISITAATDGINSTVSVTDTGTGMSKEVSDSIFTVGKVASKNGTEGEMGTGLGLIIAQEFVHLNKGEIKVFSELGKGSSFSVTVPSYEFKL
- a CDS encoding aspartate kinase, with the translated sequence MRVFKFGGASVSNYEKVQNLGNILKQFPDEQLMIVISAMGKTTNALEKVAEAFFAGKKEEALQLFRAVKLQHLDEAKYLLVTHFNPLMVQFNNFFTEVEWLLHDQPVRDYDYYYDQIVCLGELLSTSIVSAYLNEIGISNQWIDVRDVFRTDDNFRDAAIDFSFTQQQVNTIIKPLFTINNIVVTQGFIGCTDENESTTLGREGSDYTAAVFAYMLDAESVSIWKDVKGVMNADPKLFADAQYISELNYDEVIEMAYYGAQVIHPKTIKPLQNKNIPLYVKCFADASLPGTVIHNNPVKNLPPIIVIKQNQVLLQLHTKDFSFIGEQPMSDLYEIMAKLHIKPNLIQTHAVNLQLCIDDRTDKVEKLALAASDEFDVQVEKGLTLLSIRHYDSETIERLTAGKTIELKQQSPETVQMLLL
- a CDS encoding T9SS type A sorting domain-containing protein encodes the protein MKFGQFIITCLSLTAFLSPKRSEGQSISGVINSYHNVTAIVNGTHNSYSYTGITLESIAGLSTGDRVLIIQMKGATIDQTNTSSFGNISSIANVGNAGKYEFSSICGFLNNTIVLSNHLLNTYDVSSVQVIRVPVFTDVTVAGTLLATEWNPASETGGVIAFEATGTITLNANISADSAGFKGGPLFRNTTYHCGSETAWYYGLIGNEGAPKGEGIAAFISNKEYGRGKQANGGGGGNEDNTGGGGGSNYAAGGNGGNKSVTCVATVHGEPGLALSGFGYSSSNNRVFLGGAGGNGESNNDYGGASVSEGTPGGDGGGLIFIKANELVGNGFTISANGAQGVNPGLPVKTEANGDGGGGGGGAGAVMLNITAYTGSAIIQARGANGSNAGFQTACPGPGGGGGGGVIWHSGTLPGTITTNVSGGASGIIKNAPSHNPSCEGLPNGAAAGTAGIVQSGFVAPQGTNTIDCSILPLDLLKQFTGKRNNRSIQLNWTLTNVENVQKVILERKTGNEQFKKIAEQINPSTVNGFYTDEETSSNATYRLVLYALNGERQYSNHVFIEAPERKTFHLYPNPANDDVTIQLPANFTGKTYVVVTDITGRQVINQQLFIQSSQINTVVSVKHLPAGIYNIRLENKDGSYSAKLLKQ